The following are encoded in a window of Bremerella alba genomic DNA:
- a CDS encoding UvrB/UvrC motif-containing protein — protein sequence MKCQQCEKPATFHITELTGEKPHELHLCEQCAQSYLTQNPSGGMPIQPSLAGMLHHQLKVADTAKELAKLDEQVCPICGISFFEFRNQGRLGCPHDYTCFGSELDPLIVNIHGDTQHAGKNPKHHQQSSQDQTRLIQLHNDMKTAVEKEDYERASQIRDEIRKIEEGQS from the coding sequence ATGAAGTGTCAACAGTGCGAAAAGCCCGCCACGTTTCATATTACGGAACTCACCGGCGAGAAGCCGCATGAGCTGCACCTGTGCGAGCAGTGCGCGCAGTCGTACCTCACGCAGAACCCCTCTGGGGGCATGCCGATTCAGCCATCGCTGGCCGGAATGCTGCATCATCAATTGAAAGTGGCCGACACGGCCAAAGAACTGGCCAAGCTCGACGAGCAGGTTTGTCCGATCTGCGGCATCAGCTTTTTCGAGTTCCGCAACCAGGGACGACTCGGCTGTCCTCACGATTACACCTGCTTCGGTAGCGAACTGGATCCGCTGATCGTCAATATCCATGGCGACACGCAGCATGCCGGTAAGAACCCCAAGCATCATCAGCAGTCCTCCCAAGACCAGACACGCTTGATTCAGCTTCACAACGACATGAAAACGGCTGTGGAAAAAGAAGACTACGAGCGTGCTTCCCAAATCCGGGATGAAATCCGTAAGATTGAGGAAGGTCAGTCCTAA
- a CDS encoding HD-GYP domain-containing protein, with amino-acid sequence MPNSVDTATRQNFLPVPLALLCLTKELPVDVYWSLYQGAEPVLMRGHNIEIADDEFPKLLESGVETVFIPRDQADVFQKHLRENVQSILGNDEIPISQRMAFLNSTGRTMLQEVFRSDNLDKTLASVHVISDHMTTLITQNDVVAGELFHVLQHDYHTYTHSYNVASYAMLLAQGLGIQDEDELHSISIGGLLHDLGKLRIPNNILTKKERLTEAEWQTIKRHPTDGFTALANRADLSFDQLMMVYQHHEKLDGSGYPVGIDGDEINHFARICSVVDIFEALTSNRPYRNPNSTKEALEILDQMASSKLDGDMVKCWKTLMQK; translated from the coding sequence ATGCCGAACTCAGTTGATACAGCAACACGTCAAAACTTTTTACCGGTGCCGCTTGCGCTGTTGTGCCTGACGAAAGAACTGCCGGTCGACGTCTACTGGTCTCTCTATCAAGGTGCCGAACCCGTCCTTATGCGTGGGCACAACATTGAAATTGCCGACGACGAGTTTCCAAAACTGTTGGAAAGTGGTGTCGAGACGGTCTTCATCCCTCGCGATCAGGCAGATGTCTTCCAAAAACATCTCCGGGAAAACGTTCAAAGCATCCTCGGTAACGATGAAATTCCAATCTCTCAGAGGATGGCGTTTCTCAACAGCACCGGTCGGACGATGCTGCAGGAAGTTTTTCGATCCGACAATCTCGACAAGACGTTGGCAAGTGTTCACGTGATCAGCGATCACATGACGACTCTCATTACGCAGAATGACGTTGTGGCCGGCGAACTGTTCCATGTTTTGCAGCATGACTATCACACGTATACCCATTCGTATAACGTTGCCAGCTATGCCATGCTGCTGGCCCAGGGACTGGGGATTCAAGACGAAGACGAGTTGCACAGTATTTCTATCGGAGGGCTACTGCATGACCTGGGCAAATTGCGCATCCCCAACAATATCCTTACGAAAAAAGAACGACTCACCGAAGCCGAATGGCAAACGATTAAGCGTCATCCAACCGATGGCTTTACTGCCCTTGCGAATCGAGCCGACCTCTCTTTCGATCAACTCATGATGGTCTACCAACACCACGAAAAGCTGGACGGTTCAGGCTACCCCGTTGGCATTGACGGTGATGAGATCAATCATTTTGCGCGTATCTGTAGTGTCGTCGATATTTTCGAGGCGCTCACCAGTAACCGCCCTTACCGCAATCCGAATTCCACGAAAGAGGCGTTAGAGATTCTCGATCAGATGGCATCAAGCAAACTCGATGGGGACATGGTCAAATGTTGGAAAACGTTGATGCAGAAGTAG
- a CDS encoding protein arginine kinase has protein sequence MRGSGPESDIVISSRIRLARNLAEFPFIRRCTPEDRQSIEKMVHGRLQAIPGFKTLYYLRVDELAHVDRQFLTERQLISREHAEAEGARSVAIDNDERLSVMINEEDHLRIQVMKSGLDLHSAWQQINEVDDQIESKLSYAFHERLGYLTACPTNVGTGMRVSVMLHLPALVITNQIEKVFRSLQKINLAVRGLYGEGSQAMGDFYQISNQITLGKSEEELIDQVSGVVPMIIEYERKARDFLITQNREDLHDKISRAYGILCTAQTISSEETMHLLSSVRMGVNLGLIDDLAISDINKLFVETQPAHLQKLRGNELDTAGRNIERALYLRRYLQDRGKEHRDERN, from the coding sequence ATGCGCGGTAGCGGGCCTGAGTCCGATATCGTCATCAGCAGTCGCATTCGCCTGGCCCGCAATCTGGCCGAGTTCCCCTTCATTCGTCGCTGCACGCCGGAAGATCGTCAATCGATTGAAAAGATGGTGCACGGTCGTTTGCAGGCGATCCCAGGCTTCAAAACGCTTTACTACTTACGCGTCGATGAACTAGCGCACGTCGATCGGCAATTCTTGACCGAACGGCAGCTGATCAGCCGCGAACATGCCGAGGCCGAAGGGGCTCGCAGCGTCGCGATCGACAACGATGAACGCCTGAGCGTGATGATCAACGAAGAAGATCACCTCCGCATTCAAGTCATGAAGAGCGGTCTCGATCTTCATAGCGCGTGGCAACAAATCAACGAAGTCGACGACCAAATTGAAAGCAAGCTTAGCTACGCTTTCCACGAACGACTGGGCTATTTGACCGCTTGCCCGACCAATGTCGGTACCGGCATGCGTGTCAGCGTGATGCTGCACCTCCCTGCCCTGGTGATTACCAACCAGATTGAAAAGGTCTTCCGTAGCTTGCAGAAGATCAATCTGGCCGTGCGTGGTTTGTACGGCGAAGGCTCGCAGGCCATGGGCGATTTCTATCAGATCAGCAATCAAATCACCCTGGGCAAGTCCGAAGAAGAATTGATCGACCAGGTCAGTGGTGTGGTGCCGATGATCATCGAGTACGAACGCAAAGCCCGCGACTTCCTGATCACGCAGAATCGCGAAGACCTGCACGACAAGATCAGCCGCGCTTATGGCATCTTGTGCACGGCCCAAACGATTAGCAGCGAAGAGACGATGCACTTGCTCTCGAGCGTTCGCATGGGCGTGAACCTGGGACTGATCGACGACCTAGCCATTTCGGACATCAACAAGCTGTTCGTCGAAACCCAGCCGGCTCACCTGCAGAAGCTGCGGGGCAACGAACTCGACACGGCCGGGCGAAATATCGAACGAGCTCTCTACTTGCGGCGCTATCTGCAAGACCGAGGAAAAGAGCACCGCGACGAGCGAAATTAG
- a CDS encoding class I SAM-dependent methyltransferase: protein MRHWACATLFIVLFFSSPAWAQDAAVPESIKPGINEAFLDLELDVEAWVNRFEVESREVFHAKAEIVQRLKLSPGDRIADIGTGTGLFVEPFSQAVGEQGWVYALDIAPKFVERVEKLAEIRSLNNVTPVLCSKDDIRLAPGSINAAFICDVYHHFEYPQQSLASIHKALAPGGKLVVIDFNRVPGESREWTLNHVRAGKEVFRAEIEKAGFRLVGEVEVPSFKENYFLQFERK, encoded by the coding sequence ATGCGTCACTGGGCATGCGCGACATTGTTTATCGTTTTGTTCTTCAGTTCTCCTGCCTGGGCTCAAGACGCCGCCGTTCCTGAGAGCATCAAGCCAGGCATCAACGAGGCCTTCCTCGATCTTGAATTGGATGTCGAGGCTTGGGTGAATCGCTTTGAGGTCGAGAGCCGCGAGGTCTTTCATGCCAAGGCAGAGATCGTCCAACGGCTGAAGCTTTCGCCAGGCGATCGAATCGCAGACATCGGCACGGGGACGGGACTCTTCGTCGAGCCGTTTTCTCAGGCCGTCGGCGAGCAAGGCTGGGTCTATGCGCTCGATATCGCGCCGAAGTTTGTCGAGCGAGTTGAAAAGCTGGCCGAGATTCGCAGTTTGAACAACGTGACGCCGGTGCTGTGTAGCAAAGATGATATTCGCCTCGCCCCCGGCAGTATCAATGCGGCGTTCATCTGCGACGTTTACCATCACTTCGAGTACCCGCAGCAGTCCCTGGCCTCGATTCACAAAGCCCTGGCCCCCGGCGGCAAGCTGGTGGTGATCGACTTTAATCGCGTGCCGGGCGAGTCTCGCGAGTGGACCCTCAATCACGTTCGGGCCGGCAAAGAAGTCTTCCGAGCTGAAATCGAAAAGGCTGGTTTCCGCCTGGTGGGCGAAGTCGAAGTGCCATCGTTTAAGGAGAATTACTTCCTGCAGTTCGAGCGGAAGTAA
- a CDS encoding putative quinol monooxygenase — protein MHTMVHVIATINLKPDTRDAFLAIFHELVPKVVKEDGCISYQPTIDVDANLGDVQEGGRDHTVTVVEAWESVEHLQAHLVAPHMNEYRDQVQDMVTDLKVQVLAPA, from the coding sequence ATGCACACCATGGTTCACGTCATTGCCACCATCAACTTGAAGCCTGACACCCGCGATGCGTTCCTGGCGATTTTTCATGAACTGGTTCCTAAGGTCGTGAAGGAAGATGGCTGCATCAGCTACCAACCCACGATCGACGTCGATGCCAACCTGGGCGATGTTCAAGAAGGCGGCCGCGATCACACCGTCACCGTCGTCGAAGCCTGGGAATCGGTCGAACACCTTCAAGCCCACCTCGTCGCCCCGCACATGAACGAGTACCGCGACCAAGTACAAGACATGGTCACCGACTTGAAGGTCCAGGTTCTGGCCCCGGCTTAA
- the trpE gene encoding anthranilate synthase component I, which produces MPYLPEFSEFEQLAEKFEIIPVYRRLISDSMTPVSAFHKLDDGQPACLFESVVGGEKVGRYSFIGIHPEYHLSATRDQVTVSSKEGTKTFTCANPLEELRQRLDTGNVAHIEGLPPFNGGAIGYAGYDVVRYVENLPNAPQDDRHLPDLSFGFYNNLVVFDNVTKTAYVIVMAKCPQGKQNNHQAIYDAACQQAEEIVAQLTKHDPTLTPTDIDLAGAPTIGYRSNFTQEDFEAAVRKCVEYIVAGDIFQVVFSQRLEVDIQSDPFEIYRTLRIVNPSPFMFFLRTPETTLVGSSPEIMVRVMDGTVTVRPLAGTRPRGLTEAEDARLAEELLADPKERAEHVMLVDLGRNDVGRVAKYRSVELSDVMAIERYSHVMHITSNVTGQLPEGKDAFDAMAACLPAGTVSGAPKVRAMEIIDEIEPHRRGPYAGAVGYIDYGGNMDTCIALRTIVIQDGTAYVQAGAGIVADSDPKMEYQETLNKARGILKAIEITERRSAAQKSSS; this is translated from the coding sequence ATGCCGTACCTTCCTGAATTCTCCGAGTTTGAGCAGCTCGCGGAAAAGTTCGAGATTATTCCCGTTTATCGGCGTTTGATCAGCGATTCGATGACTCCGGTCTCGGCATTTCATAAGTTGGACGATGGTCAGCCAGCTTGTCTGTTCGAAAGTGTCGTCGGCGGAGAAAAGGTCGGCCGTTACAGCTTTATCGGAATCCATCCCGAGTACCACCTCAGCGCGACACGTGATCAAGTGACCGTGTCCAGCAAAGAGGGAACCAAGACTTTTACCTGTGCCAATCCGCTGGAAGAGCTTCGCCAGCGACTCGATACCGGCAACGTCGCCCACATCGAAGGACTCCCCCCGTTTAACGGTGGCGCGATCGGTTACGCTGGGTACGACGTCGTCCGCTATGTCGAAAACCTCCCCAACGCCCCGCAAGATGACCGCCATTTGCCGGACCTCTCGTTTGGCTTCTATAACAACTTGGTGGTCTTCGATAACGTGACCAAAACGGCCTACGTGATCGTGATGGCCAAGTGCCCCCAGGGAAAACAAAACAACCATCAAGCCATTTACGACGCCGCGTGCCAGCAGGCCGAAGAGATTGTCGCTCAGCTGACCAAGCACGATCCGACCCTCACGCCAACCGATATCGACCTGGCAGGCGCTCCCACCATTGGGTACCGCTCGAACTTCACACAGGAAGATTTTGAAGCGGCCGTTCGCAAATGTGTCGAGTACATCGTGGCCGGCGATATCTTTCAGGTGGTCTTCAGTCAGCGACTGGAAGTCGACATCCAAAGCGACCCCTTCGAGATCTACCGTACACTGCGGATTGTGAATCCGAGCCCATTCATGTTTTTCCTTCGCACGCCAGAAACCACGCTCGTAGGCAGTTCGCCCGAGATCATGGTGCGCGTGATGGATGGCACCGTGACTGTTCGTCCTCTGGCCGGCACCCGGCCGCGCGGCTTGACCGAAGCCGAAGACGCACGTCTTGCCGAAGAACTGCTGGCCGACCCCAAAGAGCGGGCCGAACACGTGATGCTGGTCGATCTGGGCCGCAACGACGTCGGCCGTGTGGCCAAGTACCGCAGCGTCGAACTGTCTGACGTGATGGCCATTGAACGCTACAGCCATGTGATGCACATTACCTCGAACGTCACCGGCCAACTTCCCGAGGGGAAAGACGCGTTTGATGCGATGGCGGCCTGTTTACCGGCAGGCACCGTATCGGGCGCGCCCAAGGTCCGGGCGATGGAAATCATCGACGAGATCGAACCGCATCGCCGCGGCCCGTACGCAGGTGCGGTTGGCTATATCGACTACGGCGGTAACATGGATACATGTATCGCCCTGCGAACGATCGTCATCCAAGACGGCACCGCTTACGTACAAGCCGGAGCAGGCATCGTCGCCGATAGCGATCCGAAAATGGAATACCAGGAAACGCTCAACAAGGCCCGCGGCATTCTAAAAGCGATCGAAATCACCGAACGGCGTTCGGCGGCCCAAAAGAGCAGCAGCTAA